Proteins encoded in a region of the Cyanobacteria bacterium GSL.Bin1 genome:
- a CDS encoding transcriptional regulator has protein sequence MTPTTDPDTTYIPISILPFVIETEEQYNKALSISESLFFKKSRTEAEEQAFDVWMVLIEMYENQTFTPGQNSTPVSVLKTLMEAKGVSQADLEKEGVGSSGVISEIVNGKRGISKQQAKRLAEIFI, from the coding sequence ATGACCCCTACTACTGATCCAGATACTACTTATATTCCAATAAGCATTCTTCCCTTTGTTATTGAAACAGAGGAACAATACAACAAAGCTTTATCGATCTCGGAAAGCCTTTTCTTCAAGAAAAGTCGGACAGAAGCAGAGGAGCAGGCTTTTGATGTCTGGATGGTATTAATTGAGATGTACGAAAATCAAACCTTTACACCTGGTCAAAACTCTACTCCTGTCTCTGTTCTGAAAACCCTGATGGAAGCAAAAGGGGTTAGTCAAGCTGATTTAGAGAAGGAAGGAGTTGGCTCTAGCGGTGTTATTTCTGAAATCGTTAATGGTAAACGTGGGATTAGTAAACAACAAGCGAAAAGATTAGCTGAAATTTTTATCTAA